One part of the Nocardioides zeae genome encodes these proteins:
- a CDS encoding universal stress protein — MTTETVLIAYTPDDFGHAALEHGIVEARRRSARIVAVNATRGDALVDQRFADDGEVTALERDLAASGIDHEVHRVMAPDVAEAVLEAAEKAAATVIVVGLRRRSPVGKLVLGSVAQRVLLGADVPVLAVKPA, encoded by the coding sequence ATGACGACCGAGACCGTGCTCATCGCCTACACGCCGGACGACTTCGGCCACGCCGCGCTGGAGCACGGCATCGTCGAGGCCCGTCGCCGCTCGGCGCGGATCGTGGCGGTCAACGCGACGCGGGGCGACGCCCTCGTCGACCAGCGGTTCGCCGACGACGGGGAGGTCACCGCGCTCGAGCGGGACCTCGCCGCGTCGGGGATCGACCACGAGGTGCACCGCGTCATGGCGCCGGACGTCGCCGAGGCCGTCCTGGAGGCCGCCGAGAAAGCGGCTGCGACGGTGATCGTCGTCGGCCTGCGGCGTCGCTCCCCCGTCGGGAAGCTCGTGCTCGGCTCGGTCGCGCAGCGGGTGCTGCTCGGCGCCGACGTGCCGGTGCTGGCGGTGAAGCCCGCCTGA
- a CDS encoding tripartite tricarboxylate transporter permease codes for MDSLSLLADGLATAITPENLMWAAIGVLLGTFVGVLPGIGPAMAVALLLPVTFGLEPTQAFIMFAGIYYGGMYGGSTTSILLNTPGESASVMTALEGNKMAKKGRAAQALATAAIGSFIAGTIGTMLVVFFAPALAGVAVKIGAPSYLAIMLMAMVLVTSVLGSSRLRGFIALFIGLTIGLVGLDMNTGQPRLSFDQPLLADRLDIVVVAVGIFALGEALWVAAHLRRRPLSVIPVGRPWMGRDDWGRSWKPWLRGTALGFPFGAVPAGGAETPTFLSYVLEKRLAKRGHEFGNGAIEGVAGPEAANNASAAGTFVPLLALGLPVTATATIMLAALQGYGIQPGPQLMTEHPDLVWTLLASLLIGNTLLLVLNLPLAPLWAKLLRIPRPYLYAGILFFASLGAYTANQQPFDLFLLLVFGLLGLAMRRFGLPVLPLILGVILGPLMETKMREALAISGGDPAGLVDEPLAVVVYAVIVLLVVVPLVLGRVRPRRTPTEAAVETPAADEPTEKETVR; via the coding sequence ATGGACTCCCTGTCACTCCTCGCGGACGGCCTCGCCACGGCCATCACGCCCGAGAACCTCATGTGGGCCGCGATCGGCGTGCTGCTCGGCACGTTCGTCGGCGTGCTCCCCGGCATCGGCCCCGCCATGGCGGTCGCCCTGCTGCTGCCCGTCACCTTCGGCCTCGAGCCGACCCAGGCCTTCATCATGTTCGCCGGCATCTACTACGGCGGCATGTACGGAGGGTCCACCACCTCGATCCTGCTCAACACCCCTGGTGAGTCCGCCTCGGTGATGACGGCGCTCGAGGGCAACAAGATGGCGAAGAAGGGACGGGCCGCCCAGGCGCTCGCCACCGCCGCCATCGGCTCGTTCATCGCCGGCACGATCGGCACGATGCTCGTCGTGTTCTTCGCCCCGGCGCTGGCCGGGGTGGCCGTGAAGATCGGTGCGCCGTCCTACCTCGCGATCATGCTGATGGCGATGGTGCTCGTGACCAGCGTGCTCGGCTCGTCCCGGCTGCGCGGCTTCATCGCGCTCTTCATCGGCCTCACGATCGGGCTCGTCGGGCTCGACATGAACACCGGCCAGCCGCGCCTGTCCTTCGACCAGCCGCTGCTGGCGGACCGGCTCGACATCGTCGTCGTCGCGGTCGGCATCTTCGCCCTCGGCGAGGCCCTCTGGGTCGCCGCCCACCTCCGTCGCCGTCCGCTGTCCGTCATCCCCGTCGGCCGCCCGTGGATGGGCCGCGACGACTGGGGCCGCTCGTGGAAGCCGTGGCTGCGCGGCACCGCCCTGGGCTTCCCGTTCGGCGCCGTGCCGGCGGGTGGTGCGGAGACGCCGACCTTCCTCTCGTACGTGCTGGAGAAGCGCCTCGCGAAGCGGGGCCACGAGTTCGGCAACGGCGCCATCGAGGGCGTCGCCGGTCCGGAGGCCGCCAACAACGCCTCGGCCGCGGGCACGTTCGTGCCGCTGCTCGCGCTCGGCCTGCCGGTCACCGCGACCGCGACGATCATGCTGGCGGCGCTGCAGGGCTACGGCATCCAGCCCGGCCCGCAGCTCATGACCGAGCACCCGGACCTGGTGTGGACGCTGCTCGCCAGCCTGCTCATCGGCAACACGCTGCTGCTCGTGCTCAACCTGCCGCTGGCGCCGCTGTGGGCGAAGCTGCTGCGGATCCCGCGGCCCTACCTCTACGCGGGCATCCTCTTCTTCGCCTCGCTGGGTGCCTACACGGCGAACCAGCAGCCGTTCGACCTGTTCCTGCTGCTCGTCTTCGGCCTGCTCGGCCTGGCGATGCGCCGCTTCGGGCTGCCGGTGCTGCCCCTCATCCTCGGCGTCATCCTCGGCCCGCTGATGGAGACGAAGATGCGCGAGGCGCTGGCGATCTCCGGCGGCGACCCCGCCGGGCTCGTGGACGAGCCGCTGGCGGTCGTGGTCTACGCCGTGATCGTGCTGCTCGTCGTGGTGCCGCTGGTGCTGGGGCGGGTGCGCCCGCGCCGTACCCCCACCGAGGCGGCGGTCGAGACCCCCGCCGCCGACGAGCCCACCGAGAAGGAGACCGTCCGATGA
- a CDS encoding tripartite tricarboxylate transporter TctB family protein produces the protein MTTTPTEPVRPATTAPAVEGTPPPAPERERDLAQLGLAAALVVIGAYTVYDASTLVVGFADPVGPKAFPYVIGSVLVGLGVLLGLAALRGDVPTPEDGEDVDLTQRSDWLTVAKLVGVLVLTIATVDWLGWAVSGAILFAGATWSLGSRTYVRDLLIGVVLAVGSWYGFYVGLGIPLTPGVLDGIL, from the coding sequence ATGACCACCACCCCCACCGAGCCGGTCCGGCCGGCCACCACCGCCCCCGCGGTCGAGGGCACCCCGCCACCCGCTCCCGAGCGCGAGCGCGACCTGGCCCAGCTCGGCCTCGCCGCGGCGCTCGTCGTCATCGGCGCCTACACCGTCTACGACGCCTCCACGCTCGTCGTCGGGTTCGCCGACCCCGTCGGGCCCAAGGCGTTCCCGTACGTCATCGGCTCCGTGCTCGTCGGCCTCGGGGTCCTGCTCGGCCTCGCGGCCCTGCGCGGCGACGTACCCACCCCGGAGGACGGGGAGGACGTCGACCTCACGCAGCGCTCCGACTGGCTGACCGTCGCGAAGCTCGTCGGCGTGCTCGTGCTCACCATCGCGACCGTCGACTGGCTCGGCTGGGCCGTCTCGGGCGCGATCCTCTTCGCCGGCGCCACCTGGTCGCTCGGCTCGCGCACCTACGTGCGCGACCTCCTCATCGGCGTCGTCCTCGCGGTCGGCAGCTGGTACGGCTTCTACGTCGGTCTCGGCATCCCGCTCACGCCGGGTGTCCTCGACGGGATCCTCTGA
- a CDS encoding Bug family tripartite tricarboxylate transporter substrate binding protein, giving the protein MKQPFSRTSRLTRITGATVAGVMVAALASACGVTRGGSGDDYTVYIPNSPGGGYDQTGRAAVAAMERNDLTDGDFEINNIIGAGGSVAMSRLMNAEGDEHLMMYMGLGVVGSLYSNGNDVRPQDATPIAKLIEDQEGVLVPAGSPYATFDDFIEAWRADPGSIVVGGGSSVGGPDHLFPMLLAQAAGIDPKDVRYVVYDGGGPLTSALLGDKIQVGFSGLGEFEGQIASGDLRALAVSGEERLANDVLSDVPTVTESGVDLVFNNWRGVLAPPGISDEARDRLIELVVEMHETDEWQQAMADNGWIDALQTGDEFEQFLTEEDARVAGTLDELGLNLS; this is encoded by the coding sequence ATGAAGCAGCCATTCTCCCGTACGTCGCGGCTCACCCGCATCACCGGCGCGACCGTCGCCGGCGTGATGGTGGCGGCGCTGGCGAGCGCCTGCGGGGTCACCCGCGGTGGCTCCGGGGACGACTACACGGTCTACATCCCGAACAGCCCCGGTGGAGGTTACGACCAGACCGGCCGGGCCGCCGTGGCGGCCATGGAGCGCAACGACCTGACCGACGGCGACTTCGAGATCAACAACATCATCGGCGCGGGCGGCTCCGTGGCCATGTCCCGGCTCATGAACGCCGAGGGCGACGAGCACCTGATGATGTACATGGGCCTCGGCGTCGTCGGCTCCCTCTACTCCAACGGCAACGACGTCCGGCCCCAGGACGCGACGCCCATCGCCAAGCTCATCGAGGACCAGGAGGGCGTCCTCGTGCCGGCGGGCTCGCCCTACGCGACGTTCGACGACTTCATCGAGGCCTGGCGCGCCGACCCGGGGTCCATCGTCGTGGGTGGCGGCTCGTCCGTCGGTGGCCCCGACCACCTCTTCCCGATGCTGCTCGCGCAGGCGGCAGGGATCGACCCCAAGGACGTCCGCTACGTCGTCTACGACGGCGGCGGCCCCCTCACCTCCGCCCTGCTGGGCGACAAGATCCAGGTCGGCTTCTCCGGCCTGGGCGAGTTCGAGGGCCAGATCGCCTCGGGCGACCTGCGCGCGCTGGCCGTCTCCGGCGAGGAGCGCCTCGCCAACGACGTCCTCTCCGACGTGCCGACCGTCACCGAGTCCGGCGTCGACCTCGTCTTCAACAACTGGCGCGGCGTGCTGGCCCCGCCCGGCATCTCGGACGAGGCCCGCGACCGGCTCATCGAGCTCGTGGTCGAGATGCACGAGACCGACGAGTGGCAGCAGGCGATGGCCGACAACGGCTGGATCGACGCGCTGCAGACCGGTGACGAGTTCGAGCAGTTCCTCACCGAGGAGGACGCCCGCGTGGCCGGCACCCTCGACGAGCTCGGGCTGAACCTGTCGTGA
- a CDS encoding sensor histidine kinase — translation MWSPAVGARRPRLTLAGQFLVLQLSVLVMVLGVAGFVTLQQTETSFRDERGSRLRQAAESLANTAVVRDELQERYPATEALASYATEVQNRLGADAVYLTDADGRQVIGPDPTLEDEQIDLGDRSILQGRVWSGDVDERDRHSLAALVPVLDDDGALVGIVMVAETYPSWSQLVERSVPDLLVFLGLGLALGGVGSFVLSRLIKRRTRGLEPAEISALADQREALLHSLREGLVGVAADGRVTVVNDTARALLGLAEVGPDDRLADLDLPPEVAELLAADEPEEEVEDALLVIGGRVLVVNRRRVRGSGATGGVVVTLRDHTELLALRSELRERESVTETLRAQTHEFSNRLHTISGLLQLEEYDEASAAIGTIVRRQAEISDGVRARVEDPQVAALLVAKVSVAAERGLPIEVVDTAGAGPLPRLDPDLAADVATVLGNLVDNAVDAVVAARATGAGPRPADVVEVRLRYDAGAAWVEVGDTGAGIAPADRARIFDRGWSTKPGGVGGRGIGLALVRQVCQRRGGEVAVGSRPGGGAVFTARMPGRPHPDVEDGARA, via the coding sequence TTGTGGTCACCCGCGGTCGGCGCGCGCCGTCCCCGTCTCACGCTCGCCGGGCAGTTCCTCGTGCTGCAGCTCAGCGTGCTCGTGATGGTGCTGGGGGTCGCGGGGTTCGTGACGCTGCAGCAGACCGAGACCTCGTTCCGCGACGAGCGCGGCAGCCGCCTGCGGCAGGCCGCCGAGAGCCTCGCCAACACGGCCGTCGTGCGCGACGAGCTGCAGGAGCGCTACCCGGCGACGGAGGCCCTGGCGTCCTACGCCACCGAGGTGCAGAACCGACTCGGCGCCGACGCGGTCTACCTCACCGACGCGGACGGCCGGCAGGTGATCGGGCCCGACCCGACGCTCGAGGACGAGCAGATCGACCTCGGTGACCGCTCGATCCTGCAGGGCCGGGTCTGGAGCGGCGACGTCGACGAGCGCGACCGGCACTCCCTGGCCGCCCTCGTGCCGGTGCTCGACGACGACGGCGCGCTCGTCGGCATCGTCATGGTCGCGGAGACCTATCCCTCGTGGTCGCAGCTCGTCGAGCGCTCGGTGCCCGACCTCCTCGTCTTCCTGGGCCTCGGCCTCGCGCTCGGTGGCGTCGGGTCGTTCGTGCTGTCGCGGCTGATCAAGCGGCGTACCCGCGGCCTGGAGCCCGCCGAGATCTCCGCCCTCGCCGACCAGCGGGAGGCGCTGCTCCACTCCCTCCGCGAAGGGTTGGTGGGGGTCGCGGCCGACGGCCGGGTGACCGTCGTCAACGACACCGCCCGCGCGCTGCTGGGGCTGGCGGAGGTCGGTCCGGACGACCGTCTCGCCGACCTCGACCTGCCGCCCGAGGTGGCCGAGCTGCTCGCCGCGGACGAGCCCGAGGAGGAGGTCGAGGACGCCCTCCTCGTCATCGGCGGACGCGTCCTCGTCGTCAACCGCCGCCGGGTGCGCGGCTCCGGGGCGACCGGCGGCGTGGTCGTCACGCTCCGCGACCACACCGAGCTCCTCGCGCTGCGCAGCGAGCTGCGGGAGCGGGAGTCCGTGACGGAGACGCTCCGCGCGCAGACCCACGAGTTCTCCAACCGGCTCCACACGATCTCGGGGCTGCTGCAGCTGGAGGAGTACGACGAGGCCTCGGCCGCCATCGGCACCATCGTGCGGCGCCAGGCGGAGATCAGCGACGGCGTGCGCGCCCGGGTCGAGGACCCCCAGGTCGCCGCGCTCCTCGTCGCGAAGGTGAGCGTCGCGGCGGAGCGCGGGCTGCCCATCGAGGTGGTCGACACCGCCGGGGCGGGACCGCTGCCGCGGCTCGACCCCGACCTCGCCGCCGACGTCGCCACGGTGCTGGGCAACCTCGTCGACAACGCCGTCGACGCCGTCGTCGCCGCCCGCGCGACGGGGGCGGGACCCCGTCCGGCGGACGTCGTCGAGGTGCGGCTCCGGTACGACGCGGGAGCGGCCTGGGTCGAGGTCGGCGACACCGGCGCGGGGATCGCGCCGGCCGACCGCGCGCGGATCTTCGACCGGGGCTGGTCCACCAAGCCCGGCGGGGTCGGCGGGCGGGGGATCGGCCTCGCCCTCGTGCGCCAGGTCTGCCAGCGCCGGGGCGGCGAGGTGGCGGTCGGGTCGCGTCCGGGGGGCGGCGCGGTGTTCACTGCTCGCATGCCCGGCCGTCCGCACCCCGACGTCGAGGACGGCGCCCGTGCCTGA
- a CDS encoding response regulator, which yields MPDAAADLRVLVVDDDFMVASIHTRFVERAPGFTPVGVAATARAALEEIERLHPDLVLLDVHLPDASGIDVLRRLRGAGNEVGVIMVTAAREAETVRAAAAAGAAHYLVKPFERSDLETRLEGFRRSRAALAAIDTDEASAARATQDAIDAVFAPAPGARAALPKGLSVETAGAVASALAGGEELSASDVADRIGVSRVSARRYLEHFVETGRLTARLQYGGTGRPVRLYRRED from the coding sequence GTGCCTGATGCCGCCGCGGACCTGCGCGTCCTCGTCGTCGACGACGACTTCATGGTCGCCTCGATCCACACCCGCTTCGTCGAGCGGGCGCCCGGCTTCACCCCGGTCGGCGTCGCCGCCACCGCGCGGGCGGCGCTCGAGGAGATCGAGCGGCTGCACCCCGACCTCGTGCTGCTCGACGTGCACCTGCCCGACGCCTCCGGCATCGACGTGCTCCGCCGTCTCCGCGGCGCGGGCAACGAGGTCGGCGTCATCATGGTGACCGCGGCGCGCGAGGCCGAGACCGTCCGGGCGGCGGCCGCGGCCGGAGCGGCGCACTACCTCGTCAAGCCGTTCGAGCGCAGCGACCTCGAGACCCGGCTCGAGGGCTTCCGCCGCAGCCGCGCCGCGCTCGCGGCGATCGACACCGACGAGGCCTCGGCCGCCCGCGCGACGCAGGACGCGATCGACGCCGTCTTCGCCCCCGCCCCGGGGGCCCGGGCCGCCTTGCCGAAGGGCCTCTCCGTCGAGACCGCCGGTGCCGTGGCGTCCGCCCTGGCCGGCGGCGAGGAGCTCTCCGCCAGCGACGTCGCCGACCGGATCGGCGTCTCCCGGGTGAGTGCCCGGCGCTACCTCGAGCACTTCGTCGAGACGGGCCGGCTCACGGCGCGGCTGCAGTACGGCGGCACGGGACGCCCCGTGCGGTTGTACCGGCGCGAGGACTGA
- a CDS encoding LLM class flavin-dependent oxidoreductase, which produces MTVHLTVLDLLPRSSGDDDATVLANARSLAVAVEAAGYRRLWFAEHHLNPGVLGSSPAVTIALVGPVTSHIRLGSAGVQIGHRTPLATVEEFGLLAAAFGGRLDLGIGRSPSRPAPGTEQPGGPSHALGRAPARHTTETRTANGLLLPAPYTPGPGTLARLRATLDLLQQPGAWAPPYDEQLDEVVALLEGSVTDAEGRRLTAAPGEGADVDLWVLGASAGTSASVAGARGLPFVASYHHSPATVVDAVEAYRAAFRPSEKRAAPYVAVSVDAVAAPTSAEAQRLAAGYGPWVRSIRAGEGAIPYPSDAEVPALRLGDEDAALVDDRVRTQLVGDPGEVADRLEQVVGATGADEIAITTMTHAHADRVRSYELIAAEWARRGHVAPTS; this is translated from the coding sequence GTGACCGTCCACCTCACCGTGCTCGACCTCCTGCCGCGCAGCAGCGGGGACGACGACGCGACCGTGCTCGCCAACGCCCGGTCGCTGGCGGTGGCGGTGGAGGCCGCGGGCTACCGACGGCTCTGGTTCGCCGAGCACCACCTGAACCCGGGCGTGCTGGGGTCCTCGCCGGCGGTCACCATCGCCCTCGTCGGGCCCGTCACCTCCCACATCCGGCTGGGCTCGGCCGGTGTCCAGATCGGGCACCGCACCCCGCTCGCCACGGTCGAGGAGTTCGGCCTGCTCGCCGCCGCCTTCGGCGGTCGCCTCGACCTCGGCATCGGTCGCTCGCCGTCGCGACCTGCGCCGGGCACGGAGCAGCCCGGCGGACCGTCGCACGCCCTCGGCCGGGCGCCCGCCCGGCACACGACCGAGACCCGCACGGCCAACGGGTTGCTGCTCCCCGCGCCGTACACGCCCGGGCCCGGCACCCTCGCCCGCCTCCGGGCGACCCTCGACCTGCTGCAGCAGCCGGGGGCGTGGGCGCCGCCGTACGACGAGCAGCTCGACGAGGTGGTCGCGCTGCTGGAGGGCTCCGTGACCGACGCCGAGGGCCGCCGGTTGACCGCCGCCCCCGGGGAGGGCGCCGACGTGGACCTGTGGGTGCTCGGCGCGTCCGCCGGCACGAGCGCGTCCGTGGCCGGTGCGCGCGGCCTCCCGTTCGTGGCCAGCTACCACCACTCCCCCGCCACCGTGGTCGATGCCGTGGAGGCCTACCGCGCCGCGTTCCGCCCGTCCGAGAAGCGGGCGGCGCCGTACGTCGCGGTCTCGGTCGACGCCGTCGCCGCACCGACGTCGGCCGAGGCCCAGCGCCTGGCAGCGGGCTACGGGCCGTGGGTGCGCAGCATCCGCGCGGGCGAGGGCGCGATCCCCTACCCGTCCGACGCGGAGGTGCCCGCACTGCGGCTCGGCGACGAGGACGCCGCCCTGGTCGACGACCGCGTCCGCACCCAGCTCGTCGGCGACCCGGGCGAGGTGGCCGACCGGCTCGAGCAGGTCGTCGGGGCGACGGGCGCCGACGAGATCGCCATCACGACGATGACGCACGCCCACGCCGACCGGGTGCGGTCCTACGAGCTGATCGCGGCCGAGTGGGCGCGGCGGGGACACGTGGCCCCCACCTCCTGA